The stretch of DNA AACTGCTGCATTTCACCACGTTGCGCCTTGGCGTACATGCCTTTGGGATCGCGTTTCATGCACAAGGCGAGTGGCGCGCGAATATAGGTTTCGATAAACCCATGGCCCACAATCGAGCGTGCGAGCGTGCGGTGCGCGCTGGAGGGCGAAATCGTGGCGACCAGCACGATAAAACCTTGCTGCTGAAACAGCTTGGCGACGTGAGCCGTGCGCCGGATATTTTCGATCCGGCTCGTTTCCGAATAGTCGAGATCGGAGCACAGGCTTTTGCGCAGCACGTCCCCGTCAAGCACGATTGACCGGCTGCCGAGCGCCGTGAAGGCCTGGTGCAGGGCGTTGGCAAGTGTCGATTTACCGGCGCCAGGCAAGCCTGTCATCCAGATCACAGGAGTGGGGGGCGTAATTTGAAGGGCAGAAGACATAGTTTTTCTCAAAAAGCACCGAAGGTTCGTTCGGGCGTTTTGTTCCGATGCTTAAACTGGGCTTTTGCAAGACAGCTAAATTAATGAGTCTGAGTGGCGACCAGTATGAATTCGCATCGGGATAATCTTAAAAAAAGAATGGTGTCAGCCTGGGTCTGCTACAGGCGATACCTAGCTCTATAGGTAACATTTCAGAAAAATTGGTTCGCATTTTAGACGATTTTTTTGAGATCATCCTTGGGCATCACAGAGCGCATGGCTCACGGCCTGAATGCTCTGGAGCGTATGAGGGGCGCCGTGTAAAATTCTCGCCTGGCTGGGAAGTTCACGGCAAGCCGCTAGCGTTATTGGGGCCACACCTCAGGGCCATAGCGCAGGATGGGGGCGATCCCGTTTCGTTTTCTTTCGTTTTCGTTTCATTCCGTTTCTGAAAAAGTACGACAAACGGGCTTGCCCGGCCGGTTATCTGCCGGATTGAGTCAGCCGCACGTTACTATTTGTCGACATTTTTGCTCTCTGGGCCTGGAGGCGCGTTTTGCCTTCAGGCCTCCTTCATTCCGTTCTCTTAAGACAAACGTTTATGAGCAGATCCAAGTCATCCTGGCTATCGCTGGCAGCGTTCGGATTCGATCTGGGCGTGGTGGTGGCAACCTGGCTGGCCGCCTATGTCATCCGTTTTAACGGCCCGGTGCCACAGGATTTCTGGCTCGGCGGCATGCGGGCGCTGGTGGGCGTGGTGCTTGTTTATGCGGCGATGTTCCGGATTTTCGGTCTGTATCGCGGTATGTGGGTGTTTGCCAGCCTGCCGGATCTCTTGCGTATTTCCAAAGCAGTGGCCGCCGGCGCGCTGATTGTGATGACGGGGGCCGTGATGTTGCAGCCCTCGCCGATCATTCCGCGTTCAGTGCTGGTGGTATCTCCTTTGCTGTTATTTCTGGTGATGGGCGGCTCCCGTGCGTTGTACCGTGCCGCCAAAGAGTTCCATCTGTATGGCGGCCTGATTGCACAAGGCAAGCCCGTGATTGTGATTGGGGCAGGCTCGGCGGGTGCGAGCCTTGCGCGCGAACTGTCGCGCTCGGGAGAATGGCGGCTCGTGGGTTTGCTTGACGACGATCCAGCCAAGCAGCGGCGCGAAATTTATGGTCACAGGGTGCTGGGTCCGATCGAGCAGCTTCAGGATTGGGCCACGCAGTTGAAGGTCGAAGACGCGATCATTGCGATTCCTTCGGCTTCGGTGGATGCGCAGCGCCGCGCGGCCACGGTGTGCGTGCGCGCGGGAGTGCGGGCGATGGTTTTGCCCGCGTTGACCGCGCTCACGCAGGGTCAGGCATTTTTGTCGCAGGTGCGGCACATCGATCTGGAAGATTTGCTGGGCCGCGAGGCGGTCAAGATCGACATGCCGCATGTCGAAGCGATGCTGCAAGGCCGGGTGGCGATGGTGACCGGCGCGGGCGGCTCGATCGGTTCTGAACTATGCCGCCAGATTCTGCGCTTCGCGCCTGCGCAACTGATTGCGCTCGATCTGTCCGAATACGCGATGTATCGCCTTGTCGAGGAGCTGCATGAGCGTTTTCCGGATTTACCCGTGGTCCCGGTGGTCGGTGACGCGAAAGATTCACTGCTGCTCGACCAGGTGCTGGCGCGCTATACGCCGCACATTGTGTTTCATGCCGCGGCTTACAAGCATGTGCCGTTAATGGAAGAGCTGAATGCCTGGCAGGCGGTGCGCAATAACGTGCTGGGCACGTATCGCGTGGCGCGGGCGGCGATTCGTCATGATGTGCGGCGTTTTGTCCTGATCTCGACGGACAAGGCGGTCAATCCGACTAACGTGATGGGCGCCAGCAAACGTCTGGCTGAAATGGTGTGCCAGGCGTTGCAGCAAACCAGTCCGCGCACGCAGTTTGAAACCGTTCGTTTTGGCAATGTGCTGGGTAGTGCGGGCAGTGTGATTCCGAAGTTCCAGCAGCAAATTGCCAAAGGCGGGCCCGTTACCGTTACCCATCCAGAAATCACCCGTTTTTTCATGACGATTCCCGAAGCCTCGCAACTGGTGTTGCAGGCCTCAAGCATGGGCCGGGGCGGTGAGATCTTTATTCTGGACATGGGCTCGCCGGTCAAGATCGTCGATCTGGCGCGCGACCTGATCCGGCTGTATGGCTTTGGCGAAGGACAAATCCGGATTGTTTTCACCGGGCTGCGGCCGGGTGAGAAACTCTACGAAGAACTGCTGGCCGATGACGAGGCCACCACGCGCACGCCGCATCCCAAACTGCGCATTGCCCAGGCGCGTGAAGTGGACGGCGATTTCCTCGATGAATTGCTGCCGTGGCTGTTGCAGCAGCGTATTCCTGGCGATGACGAGGTTCGGCGTGACCTGCGGCGCTGGGTACGGGAGTATCAGCCGATGTCGGTGCCGGTGTTGCAAAGCGTCAGCACACGGGGGTTGTCGGGCTGAAGTGCGGGTGGGGCTTCATGATTGCCCGATGGGCGGGTTGGATGGCAGCTAAGGATGGTAGCTAAGGATGGCAGCCAAGGTGGGTTCATACCATCTCGGCTGCCATCATTTTTTGTGCCCGGCAGGGGCCGGATTCTGCGCGGCTTCGGCGGATGTCTGGGGGAGAAACGGAAGATGCGGATTGCTGTAACAGGGGCTAATGGGTTTATCGGCCGTGCTCTTGGTCAGGTGTTGTGCGAGGCCGGCCATGAGGTGACCGGGCTGGTGCGGCGCCAGGGCGGGTGCGCCGGGCCGGTGCGCGAATGCCTGATTGCCGACGATGATTTTGTGAGCCTGGCCGAGGGCATGCCGTTCTTCGGGCCGTGTGAGGTGGTCGTTCATCTGGCGGCGCGGGTTCATGTGATGCGCGATGCCGCGCTTGATCCACTCGCGGCCTACCGGGCAGCCAATGTTGCTGGCGCGCTCAATGTTGCCCGGGCTGCGCGCCGCTCGGGCGCGCAGCGCCTGATCTTCGTCAGCAGTGTCAAGGCGCTGGGCGATGTCGAGCCCGGCCATCCGTGGCGCGAAGACGATCGTCCGGCTCCTGCCGATCCTTATGGCATTTCGAAACATGAGGCGGAGCAGGCTTTGCTGGCGTTTGGCGAGGCGCAGGGTCTGGAGGTGGTGATCGTGCGTCCGCCACTGGTCTATGGGCCGGGGGTGCGCGCCAATTTTCGCGGGTTAATGGCAGCGGTGGCGCACGGTATTCCGTTGCCGCTGGGCGCGGTGAGCGCGCAACGCAGCATGGTCTACGCGGGCAATCTGGCCGATGCGATGGGTTTTTTGGCGCAACGTTCCACTTCCGTGGCAGGCATCTGGCATGTCAGCGATGGCGACGATCTGACGGTGACCGAACTGGTGCGCGCGTTGGGTGTCGCGCTGGGGCGTCCCGCGCGTCTGCTGCCCGTGCCCCCTGGATGGCTGCGTGGCATTGGGCGGCTAAGCGGCAAAACGGCGCAAATCGAGCGCCTCACAAACGCGCTGCGCATTGATAGCAGCCGCTTGCGCGAGACCTTGGGCTGGACCCCGCCGTGGTCGGTGACACAAGGCCTGGCTGCGACCGCGCGTGATTTCAGGGAGGCGCGTTGAGATGCTCTCGTCCAGTCTGATTCCCTTGTTTGGGACAGCGCTGTTGGCCGCGGCGCTGAGTTTTCTCCTCTTGCTGACCTTGCTGCGCACGGGCTGGGCCTGGGCGCTGGCGGTGGATATGCCGAATCACCGTTCGCTGCATGTGCGGCCTGTGCCGCGGGTCGGCGGTTGGGGCGTGCTGCCTGTCACGCTGTTGTTCATCGCGCTGGATGCGCCCGCCTTGTACGGGATCGGGCTCGCGGCGTTGCTGCTGGGCGCGGTCTCGCAGATCGACGATCGGCGCGGCCTGTCGGCGCGCGTGCGTTTTGCGGCGCATGTGGTGGCTGTGGCTATCGCCATCGTGACGGGCTCGGTGGATCTCGCCTGGTGGTGGGCGCTGGTGCTGGGTGTGGCGCTGGTCTGGCTGGTGAACCTGTACAACTTCATGGACGGGGTGAATGGCCTCGCCGGGGGATGACGGTCATCGGCTTTGCCACGTATGCGCTGGCGGCCGGGCCCGCGCAACCACAACTGATGCTGGTCTGTGCTGCCGTGGCGGGGGCCGGGTTGGGTTTTCTCGTGCTGAATTTTTCGCCTGCGCGTATTTTTTTAGGCGATGCGGGGTCGATTCCGCTGGGCTTTCTTGCGGGCGCGCTGGGGTTTTGGGGCTGGCAGCATGGCGCGTGGCCGCTGTGGTTTCCTGCGCTGGTGTTTGCGCCGTTTATCGCCGACGCCAGCGTGACACTGTTGCGCCGCCTCGCGCGCGGCGAGCGCTTTTGGCAGGCGCACCGCGAACATTACTACCAGCGTCTGGTGCAAATGGGCCATACGCATGGGCAGGTGGCATTGCGGTACTACGTGCTGATGCTGGGCGGCGCGGGGGTGGCATGGCTGGCGTGGTCAGCGCCTGCTGCGTTGCAGTGGGTCTTGCTGGCGCTGTGGTACGGCGTGCTGGCGCTAGCCGGCTGGCGCGTGGATGGCCGCTGGCGGCGGGTGGTTGAACCAACGGAAAAGGAATAAATGTTTGAACGGGCCTCGTGGAGTTGGGCCGCTAAAGATCAGGTCGCTACAGGTTTGACATATGCCAACCTATGTTTAGAATGACGCATAAGAACGTTGACTATTCAGGAGAATGTCATGCGCACTGTATCTATTTTCAAAAATGCAAAAAACCAGGCGATACGCATCCCAAAGGATATGGAGTTTGAAGGTGTTGCCGAGCTTGAAATCAGTCGGGATGGGGATACGTTGATCCTGCGTCCAGTTCGTCCCACATGGACATCGTTTTCCAATGAGCCTGTGGCCGATCCCGATTTCCTCAGAGAGCGGCCGGATGTTCTCGACGCAGGGCGCTTTAATCTGCCCAGCGTTGACGATGTTGAAGTCGAGCCTGGCCGATGAGCAAGCAGCTTTACATGCTGGACACCAACATTTGTTCATTCATCATGCGTGAGCGCTCGTCTGCTGTCCTGGCTCGCTTGCAGGCGGCTGTAGACGGGCAATCCCGGGTTGTTGTCTCGGCCATTACCTACGCCGAAATGCGTTTTGGTTCGGTTGGGAAAAAAGCTTCGCCGAAGCATTCGATTCTAGTGACGGCATTTGTGATGCGACTGGATGGCATCTTGCCGTGGGATGCCAGGGCGGTCGATGCCACCACCGCGATTCGTTGTGACCTTTCCGCACGCGGGACGCCTATTGGTGGAAATGATTCGGCAATTGCGGGCCATGCGATGGCTGCAGGAGCCGTGCTTGTGACGAATAACACTCGGGAATTTGCGCGTGTGACCGGTTTGCGGTTTGAGGATTGGGCCGCATCGGATTGAGTGTTTGTTGGCCTGATTTTGGGGTCATCGCTAGCTACTTGTATTTTGCGGTTTGCCCTCGCATACTAGCTAACTTGGATTAGCTAATATGGAGAAGCAGCATGCTCACAGTCAACATGCACGATGCGAAGTCAAAACTATCGAGCCTGGTCGAGCGGCTCGAGGTTGGTCAGGAAACGGAGGTTATCATCGCCCGCAACGGTACGCCGGTCGCCCGGCTAGTGCCGTTTTCGGCGCCTCGCCGCATCGGTGCCGCGCGGCATCTGCTCGCTGGCCTTGCGGTGCCGGATAGCGTCGAGGCGTTCAATACCGGTGACGACTCGATTGCCGCCGATTTCGACGTAAGCGCACAGCAGGGGCTAACGCCGTGAGAGTGCTGCTCGACACGCATATCGCATTGTGGGCCGCCGAAGGCGCGCCGCAACTATCACCCCAAGCTACCCGCTTGATCGAGGATTCAGCCAATACGTTGCTGATCAGCGTCGCAGCCATCTGGGAAATCACCATCAAGCACGCAAAAGGCAATCTGCGTGTGCATCCTCGAGATGCACGCTTGGCGTTCCGGCTGGCCGGTTTCGTCGAACTGCCGATCACCGGCGACCATACGGAGGCTGTGTCGCTGCTGCCATCCCATGTAGATCACGCTGATCCGTTCGATCGCCTGATGATTGCCCAGGCGCTGCACGAAGGGATGCCGTTGCTCAGCGCTGACCCGAAGGTATGGCGTTATCACCCGACTCTGATGTTACGGGCCTGATGGCTAGAACTCTCTCCAGCTCCGCACGAATCACGTGATAGCGCGATGACGAAGCCACCCGCGCTCCCGCAACAGCCCGGTTTCTCCTCACCCAACCTTCTTCTCAAGACCTCCCCCTCCGGCGCACGACCATCCAGCGTGGCGACCTGAAGCGCACGATGCTCAGGTAAAGCCACACATACGTCAGCGCAAACACCACGACAAAGCAGAAAAGATGCAGCGTATGGCGCCAGAAGAGTGTCGCCGGAACCACCGCGACGAGGCAGAGCAGCCATAAATACGGTGACGTGAGCGAGTTGCGCCGCGTCAGCTCACGCGCCGTGCGCGAGCCCACCACCCAGCGCATCAGCCGCTTGTAGACCAGCATATGCAGATGCACGCCATCAGGTATGCCAGGCGAGATGCCTCGCACGAACTTCTTGCGATAAATCGAAAAGCAGGTCTCGAAGATCGGATACATGAACAGCAAGACGGGATACCAGGCCGAAACTTCCGGATTGCGCATCACGAGCAGGATCGAGAGTTCGGCCAGCATGAAGCCGATAAAGTACGCCCCCCCATCGCCGAGAAAAATCAGCCCGGCCGGAAAATTCCAGATAAAAAATCCCAGCACCGCACCCATCATGATGAGCGAGGCGGACAGCACGACTGCGTCCGACACCTGAAACGCGACATAGGCCAGCGAGGCGAACATCATCAGCGCGACCATCGCGGCGAGCCCGTTAAAGCCGTCGATGATATTGACCGCATTGGCGAGCGCCGCTACCGCGAGCACGGTCACGGCGAACGCAATGACGGGGTAGGTCAGCAGGAAGTCGAGAGGCGGCACGCTGATGCGCGTGACGCTGATCTGCAGCATGAAGTAGGCGAGGGCCGCTGCCGCCATCGTGCAGAGCAGCCGCGTGAGCGGCGAGACTTTCTTGGTCAGGTCTTCGCTCAGCCCTGAGGCAAAGGCGGGCAGCCCGCAAGCGCTGAGCCCGAGAATACCGCCCGCGACCACGGGATAGGTGCCGTACAGGGAGAGCGTCGAGACGACGAGCCCGAACACGATGCCGACTCCGCCAATACGCGGCACAGGGCGCGCGTGGAATTTCTGCACCCCGGCCAGATCCGCATCGGTCGAGAATTTTTCATGCACGTGTGCGTAGCGCACGATCAGCAGCGTGATTGTCAGCGAAACGATGAAGCCAAGTGCAAAACTGAGCATGAAGATGACCGGAAAATTGACCGCGGTTTATATAAAGCCGTGTGGATTCGACGATTGCCAGCGCCAGTGGTCAGCGCACATTTGTTCGAGATCGCAGGTGGCGCGCCAGCCTAGCAGATGCCACGCGGCGCTGGGGTCGGCATAGCATGAGGCGATGTCGCCTGGCCGGCGCGCCACGATCTCGTAGGGCACCGCGCGGCCGGAGGCCTGTTCGAAGGCGCGCACCACGTCGAGCACGCTGTAGCCGCGCCCTGTTCCCAGGTTGACGACGAAGCTCGCATCGCGCTGCGTGAGCGCATCGAGCGCGATTAAATGTCCGCGCGCCAGATCGCTCACGTGAATGTAATCGCGTACACCCGTGCCATCTGGCGTGGCGTAATCGCCGCCAAAAATACGCAGCCGCTCCCGCGTGCCCAGCGCCACTTGCGCGACGTAGGGCATCAGATTGTTGGGCACGCCCGTCGGGTTCTCGCCGATCAGCCCGCTGGCGTGCGCGCCGACCGGATTGAAATAACGCAGCGTGGCGATACGCCATGTCTCATCGGCGCTTTGAACGTCGCGCAGAATCTGCTCGGCCATCAGCTTGGTCTGGCCGTAAGGGTTGGTGGCGCTGAGCGGGAACGATTCATCGATCGGTGAGCGTTGCGGCACGCCATACACGGTGGCCGACGAGCTAAACACCAGATGCCGCAGCGCCTGCGAGCGCATGACGTCGAGCAGTACCAGCAGGCTATCGAGATTGTTGCGGTAATACTCGAGCGGCTGGGCGACCGAATCGCCGACCGCCTTGAGCGCCGCGAAATGGATCACCGCCGTGAGCGGATGCTGCGCGAAGATGTGCCGCAGCGCGGCTTCGTCGCGCACATCGGCGGCATAAAACGTCAGCTTTTTGCCGCTGATCTGTTCGACGCGTTTGAGTGCTTCGCGCTGGCTATTCACCAGATTGTCGATGACGACGACCTCATAGCCGCCCGCGAGCAGCTCGACACAGGTATGCGAGCCAATATAGCCCGCGCCGCCTGTCACTAACACTGTGCCCCGGTTCTTGCCTGTCATGGTCATGCTGGATTCCTGTCTCAGGGTTGGAGTGAGATGGCGCTTACGCGCTCGATCAGCGCCAGATAGCGGGCAATCACGTCGCGCTCGTCGAACTCGGCGCTGACTTTTTGCCGGCCGCGCTCGGCCATCTGCTGCCGTGCCGCGTCATCGAGTTCGAGTATGCGCGTGAGGGCCGCCGCGAGGCTATTGGCATCGCGCGCGGCGCACAGAAAGCCATTCACGCCATCCTCGACGACATCGCGGCAGCCTGGCACATCGGTAGCGACGATGGGCCGGCCTATCGCCGCGGCTTCGAGCAGCGTGCGGGGCACGCCTTCACGGTACGACGGCAGCACGACGCAACTGGCGGCGGTGATCGCGGGCCGCACATCATCGGCTTCACCGAGGTAATCGATGACGCCTTCGTGTTCCCAGGTCGCAACGTTGGCCCGGCTAATCGCGCTGGGGTTGGCGACATCCGTTGGCCCCAGCAACTGAAAGCGCGCATGCGGATAGCGCGCGCGCAACTGGCGCGCGGCAGCGACGTATTCGGCCACGCCCTTGTCCCAGAGCAAGCGCCCGATCAGCACAAAAACAAAGGGTGCAGGCGGCGCAGAGGGGGGGAGTGGGCAAAATGCGAAATGCTCGAGATCGACCCCTTCGCCATGCAGCAGTTGCGCACGCTCGGGATGCACGAGCAGTTTCTGGGCCAGAAAGGTGGCCTGATCATCCTGATTCAGAAACCAGATTTCGCGCGGAAACCGAAATGCAAAACGATAGAGCCGCCGCGCGAAGCGCGCGGTGCGCCCGGACTGGATGAATGCATAACCGAGCCCGGTCGTCACCGCGACCGATGGCACGCGTGCGAGCCAGGCAGCAATCGAGCCATAGATATTCGGCTTGATGGTGTAATGGAACACAAGCTGCGGCCGGAGCGCGCGGTAACGCCGATATAGCGCGCCCAGCGTGCGCAGGTCGGCCAGCGGATTGGTCCCTTGGGCGGCGAGCGGCAGCGCGATGCAATGGCAACCCATCGCGCGCAGCGGCTCGAACGCGCGATCGGGTGGCGCGAGCACCGTGACTTCGACGCCGCGCGCGAGCAGCGTGCGGATCAAGCCGTGGCGGTAGGTGTGAATGGCCCATGCGGTGTTGCACACGAGGCTGATGCGAAGTCTGGAAGCAGGCTTGGAAGTGGAAGTCATACGAAGCCATGAAGAAGGAGAGGGCCGAAGGCGAAAAACGCCAGGCGTCAGGTTAGCGGCGCGTGCCTCGCGCGGCGAAAAGCCGACGCTTGAGGCCACGCAGCAGGCGATAGGGAATGACCAGATGCAGCAGGTTTTTCATCAGGCCGAGCCAGTCATAAGGATTCTTGACATTGAAGTAACGCAGTTGCAACTGCAGGGTGGAACACACCTGGCGGCGACGCTTCGTGGCGCTGATGCCGCCTTCGTTGAGTTCGTAATACACCCCCGTGTGCGCCAGATTAGCGCAGTCGTAACGCGTCATCAGCCGCAAGAACAAATCGAGATCTTCGGCGGCGCGATACCGCGCCTGGTAATTGCCGACGGCGAGCACCGCGTCGATGCGCAGCATCATCGACGGATGCACGAAGCAACTCCGCATGAAGCGCAGGCGGCGGATGGCGTCGGGCGTGGTGGGCGGCATCAGCATGAAGAGCGGCTGGCCCGCTGGCGTGACCACCTGAGCCCACATGCCGAGCCCTGCCACCTGCGGCTGGGCCTCGAGATAAGCGCGCTGCTGCGCGAGCCGTTGCGGCACGGCGAGGTCGCCCGCATCAATGCGCGCAGCGTAGCGGTAGCCGCGTGCGGCGAGCGCTTCGATGCCTCGTTGCAAGGCTCGCTCGATGCCACCGTTTTGCGCCAGCCGCAGCACTTCGATGCGCATGCCCGGCCGTGTGGGCGCTTGCAGTGGCGGGGTGCTGCCATCGTCGACCAGCAGCACGTCGAACGATGCGTTTTCGCTAAAGGATGCGAGGGTGCGTTCGACTTCAGCCTGGCCATTGAAGGCGGGCATGAGCACAGCGACATCGGCCAGTGGCGAAGTTTCAGTGTTCATCGCCGTCATGGATGTGACCGGTGCGCGAGCGGAAAGGGACGTCATGGGCGCACCCGATAGCGAAGATAGGAGAAGTTGACCGCCGCCGCCGCCAGATAACCGGCCGCGAGCCCAACCAGCGCGCCATAGGCGCCGAAATGCGGAATGCTGAGCTGATTTACAGTGAACGCGATCAGCAGGGCGAGCAGCCATTTCGCCAGCAAGACGAATTTAGCCTGGTATTTGAGGACGGCCAGATTACCGATGGCTTCGATGCCAGCTGGTACCGAGAGCCATACTGCCCAGCGGAAAATTTCGCTAGCGCCTGCGTAATCGGGCCCAAACACGTGGTGAATGATGACGCCTGCCAGCAGATCGAGCACGAGCGCGCCAGCGCTCATCACCCCGGCGGTCAGCACGGTGAGCCGCACAATATTGCGGCGCAGCTGCAAGGCGTCGTGTACCCGGTAGACGAAAGCGGGCGCGAGCGTTTGCGCCAGCATCAGCGCGAGCGTGATCCAGTTTTCGTTCAACTGTTGCGCGGCGGAATAGCGGCCCAGATCGGCGAACGAGATCGTGCGCTCAAGCATCAACCGGTCGAGTTTGAGAAAGAGGTACATGCAGATCAGGCCGAGCCAGAACACGCTTCCGGCGCTAGCGAAGTGGCGCATCAGCGCCCGGTCGGGACGCCAGTCGAGCGTGCCGCCATGGCGCGCGATGTAATACGCCAGCAGCACGCCGGCGAGCAGCGCGGCTTCGAGCGCCCAGAGCCAGCCAAAGCGTGCCGGCGCCACGCTGGCGCGCACGCACAGATAGACCAGCCCGGCTTTGAGCAGGGCGATGACCATGCTGCCCAGCAGTTGCGGCTTGCTGTAGGTCATGCTTTGCAGCCAGGCGTTGATTGTGCCGACGAAGGGCTCACGAAACAGCATCGTCAGCGCGAGCCCCGCGAGCATCGCACCGACCAGCGGATCAGTGAGCCCCGCGGCAATACCGCCCCAGGTGAGTAGCAGCGCCACGGCGGAAACCGTGAAGCGCAGCGCAAACGCGCTACCCAGCACGACGCCCAGCGGCGCCTGGCGATGCACGATGGTCGGGACGAGAATTTCCGCGCCGCAGACCCAGGTGAGGGGCGCCAGCACGAGCAGCAAGGTATTGGCGTATTGCCATTTGCCGAACGCCTCCGGGCCGAAATAGCGCGCGAGCATGCCGCTGATGGCGATGGCCACGGCGATCTGGGTCAAGCGCTCAAGGCCCAGCCAGATGAGGTTGGCGAATGCCCGGACGATGTCTGGATGAGGACTGCGGTGTATCAGCTTCAGCATGGCAGGGCGGCTCGCCCAGGCGTGTGCGCCGCGCTGGCGTGCAAGCGAGGAGACGCCCAGGGCAGCAACTTCATCGGAGGGGCACGCAGAGGCATTAGAATAGGCGCCTTTCTGGCGCGTCTCAAAACGAAAGAAGCGCAATTATAGGGGGGAACTGAATGGCTTCCCGCCCTCAAGCAGCCCTGTGTTTGACGTGTGTTCGCGGTGGCGTCGCGCGCGTCCCGCACAGGCCTTGTGTTGCTCTTGTGCGGCTCTTGTGCCTCTCTTCCCAATGACACGGCGCCCCGGTTTCGACGGTCTTTCCACGGTTAAAAAGCGAGCGACATCATGATCTCCTCTTCCATTTTCAAGGCGTATGACATTCGCGGTGTGATTGGCAAGACGCTCGATGCGGCCACGGCTCATGCGATTGGCTGCGCCTTTGGCAGCGAAGTGCGCGCCCAAGGCGGCGATGCCGTGGTGGTGGCGCGCGATGGCCGTCTCTCGGGCCCGGAAATGGTGACGGCGCTGGCGCAGGGCTTGCGCTCGGTGGGGGTCGATGTGGTGGATGTGGGGATGGTGCCAACGCCGGTTGGCTATTTCGCGGCGAGCGTGCCGTTAGCCTTGCCCGATGGCGAGCGCCGCGTCGATTCCTGCATTGTCGTGACCGGCAGCCATAATCCGCCCGATTACAACGGCTTCAAGATGGTGCTGCGCGGTGCTGCGATTTATGGCGAACAGATTCAGGCGCTTTATCAGCGCATCGTTGCCGGACGTTTTGCCAGCGGTAGCGGTCGTTATGTCGAATATGACGTGGCGCCCGAATACCTCGCGCGCATTGTCGGCGATATCAAACTGGCCCGCCCGCTCAAGATCGTGGTCGATACCGGCAATGGTGTCGCGGGCGGCCTCGCGCCGCGCCTGTTCAGGGCGCTGGGGTGCGAACTGGTCGAGCTGTTCACCGAGATCGACGGTACCTTTCCGAATCACCATCCCGACCCGGCACACCCGGAAAATCTGCAAGACGTGATTCGCACGTTGCAGCAAACCGATGCTGAAATCGGTTTTGCCTTTGACGGCGACGGCGACCGTCTCGGCGTGGTGACCAAGGATGGACAGATCATCTATCCCGACCGTCAGTTGATGCTGTTTGCCGAGGACGTGCTGGCGCGCAATCCGGGCGCGCAGATCATCTATGACGTGAAATGCACGCGCAATCTCGCGCCCTGGATCCGCGCCAAAGGCGGCGAGCCGCTGATGTGGAAGACGGGGCATTCGCT from Paraburkholderia hayleyella encodes:
- the galE gene encoding UDP-glucose 4-epimerase GalE, with protein sequence MTGKNRGTVLVTGGAGYIGSHTCVELLAGGYEVVVIDNLVNSQREALKRVEQISGKKLTFYAADVRDEAALRHIFAQHPLTAVIHFAALKAVGDSVAQPLEYYRNNLDSLLVLLDVMRSQALRHLVFSSSATVYGVPQRSPIDESFPLSATNPYGQTKLMAEQILRDVQSADETWRIATLRYFNPVGAHASGLIGENPTGVPNNLMPYVAQVALGTRERLRIFGGDYATPDGTGVRDYIHVSDLARGHLIALDALTQRDASFVVNLGTGRGYSVLDVVRAFEQASGRAVPYEIVARRPGDIASCYADPSAAWHLLGWRATCDLEQMCADHWRWQSSNPHGFI
- a CDS encoding glycosyltransferase family 4 protein; the encoded protein is MTSTSKPASRLRISLVCNTAWAIHTYRHGLIRTLLARGVEVTVLAPPDRAFEPLRAMGCHCIALPLAAQGTNPLADLRTLGALYRRYRALRPQLVFHYTIKPNIYGSIAAWLARVPSVAVTTGLGYAFIQSGRTARFARRLYRFAFRFPREIWFLNQDDQATFLAQKLLVHPERAQLLHGEGVDLEHFAFCPLPPSAPPAPFVFVLIGRLLWDKGVAEYVAAARQLRARYPHARFQLLGPTDVANPSAISRANVATWEHEGVIDYLGEADDVRPAITAASCVVLPSYREGVPRTLLEAAAIGRPIVATDVPGCRDVVEDGVNGFLCAARDANSLAAALTRILELDDAARQQMAERGRQKVSAEFDERDVIARYLALIERVSAISLQP
- a CDS encoding glycosyltransferase, which translates into the protein MTAMNTETSPLADVAVLMPAFNGQAEVERTLASFSENASFDVLLVDDGSTPPLQAPTRPGMRIEVLRLAQNGGIERALQRGIEALAARGYRYAARIDAGDLAVPQRLAQQRAYLEAQPQVAGLGMWAQVVTPAGQPLFMLMPPTTPDAIRRLRFMRSCFVHPSMMLRIDAVLAVGNYQARYRAAEDLDLFLRLMTRYDCANLAHTGVYYELNEGGISATKRRRQVCSTLQLQLRYFNVKNPYDWLGLMKNLLHLVIPYRLLRGLKRRLFAARGTRR
- a CDS encoding lipopolysaccharide biosynthesis protein → MLKLIHRSPHPDIVRAFANLIWLGLERLTQIAVAIAISGMLARYFGPEAFGKWQYANTLLLVLAPLTWVCGAEILVPTIVHRQAPLGVVLGSAFALRFTVSAVALLLTWGGIAAGLTDPLVGAMLAGLALTMLFREPFVGTINAWLQSMTYSKPQLLGSMVIALLKAGLVYLCVRASVAPARFGWLWALEAALLAGVLLAYYIARHGGTLDWRPDRALMRHFASAGSVFWLGLICMYLFLKLDRLMLERTISFADLGRYSAAQQLNENWITLALMLAQTLAPAFVYRVHDALQLRRNIVRLTVLTAGVMSAGALVLDLLAGVIIHHVFGPDYAGASEIFRWAVWLSVPAGIEAIGNLAVLKYQAKFVLLAKWLLALLIAFTVNQLSIPHFGAYGALVGLAAGYLAAAAVNFSYLRYRVRP
- a CDS encoding phosphomannomutase/phosphoglucomutase, whose protein sequence is MISSSIFKAYDIRGVIGKTLDAATAHAIGCAFGSEVRAQGGDAVVVARDGRLSGPEMVTALAQGLRSVGVDVVDVGMVPTPVGYFAASVPLALPDGERRVDSCIVVTGSHNPPDYNGFKMVLRGAAIYGEQIQALYQRIVAGRFASGSGRYVEYDVAPEYLARIVGDIKLARPLKIVVDTGNGVAGGLAPRLFRALGCELVELFTEIDGTFPNHHPDPAHPENLQDVIRTLQQTDAEIGFAFDGDGDRLGVVTKDGQIIYPDRQLMLFAEDVLARNPGAQIIYDVKCTRNLAPWIRAKGGEPLMWKTGHSLVKAKLRETGAPLAGEMSGHVFFKDRWYGFDDGLYTGARLLEILTRVADPSQVLNALPDSLSTPELQLKLEEGENVALIERLRQHAQFPDAAQVVTIDGLRVEYADGFGLARSSNTTPVIVMRFEADTQAALERIQDDFRRAILAQMPAAQLPF